One genomic segment of Hordeum vulgare subsp. vulgare chromosome 2H, MorexV3_pseudomolecules_assembly, whole genome shotgun sequence includes these proteins:
- the LOC123426861 gene encoding polyadenylate-binding protein RBP47-like — protein sequence MQMAATTTESQVAVPPHQPHAHPHPHPPPHHAHPHHHMPQPRWVVLPYPPPSMVAAPPPPPPQFAKHYAPGPPPPPAAAGRRTPTPPAAGSGGNGCEENKTIWVGDLQYWMDENYLHNCFGPSGEVVTIKVIRNRQTGQSEGYGFVEFFSHASADKALQNFTGHVMPNTDRAFKLNWASYSMGEKRSEVVSDHSIFVGDLAADVTDEMLMELFGSKYRSVKGAKVIIDANTGRSRGYGFVRFGDDTDKAHAMTEMNGVYCSTRPIRIGPATPRRTSGDSGSSTPGHSDGDSNNRTVYVGGLDQNVSEDELRKSFAKYGDVASVKIPLGKQCGFVQYVNRTDAEEALQGLNGAVIGKQAVRLSWGRSPSHKQSRGDSGNRRNNNNMYYGTPFYGGYGYASPVPHPNMYAPAYGAYPFYGNQQLVS from the exons ATGCAGATGGCGGCGACCACCACCGAATCACAGGTGGCCGTGCCGCCTCACCAACCCCACGCGCACCCGCATCCGCACCCGCCTCCGCATCACGCGCACCCGCACCACCACATGCCGCAGCCGCGGTGGGTCGTCCTCCCCTACCCGCCGCCGTCCATGGTGGCcgccccgcccccgccgccgccgcagttcgccaagcactacgcgccggggccgccgcctccgcccgcCGCGGCCGGGCGACGCACGCCCACGCCACCCGCGGCCGGATCCGGCGGGAACGGCTGCGAGGAGAACAAGACGATCTGGGTCGGCGACCTCCAGTACTGGATGGACGAGAACTACCTCCATAACTGCTTCGGCCCCAGCGGCGAG GTGGTAACCATAAAAGTTATCCGCAATAGGCAAACTGGACAATCAGAGGGATATGGTTTTGTAGAGTTCTTTTCCCATGCATCAGCGGATAAAGCTCTTCAGAATTTTACTGGTCATGTGATGCCCAACACTGATCGAGCCTTTAAGTTAAACTGGGCATCCTATAGCATGGGTGAAAAGCGATCAGAAGTTGTCTCTGACCACTCAATTTTTGTTGGTGATTTAGCTGCTGATGTTACCGATGAAATGTTGATGGAGCTTTTTGGTAGCAAGTATCGCTCCGTGAAAGGAGCTAAAGTTATTATTGATGCAAACACTGGCCGTTCTAGGGGCTATGGATTTGTTAGATTTGGAGATGATACTGACAAAGCTCATGCAATGACTGAAATGAACGGTGTTTATTGCTCTACTAGACCTATTCGTATAGGACCTGCAACGCCTAGAAGAACCTCTG GTGATTCTGGTTCCTCAACACCTGGCCATTCAGATGGCGATTCAAATAACAGAACG GTATATGTTGGTGGGCTCGACCAAAATGTTAGTGAAGACGAGCTGAGGAAATCATTTGCCAAATATGGTGATGTTGCCTCTGTGAAAATTCCTCTAGGGAAGCAGTGTGGCTTTGTTCAGTATGTCAACAG AACTGACGCAGAAGAAGCACTTCAAGGGTTGAATGGGGCTGTCATTGGAAAGCAGGCAGTTCGCCTTTCGTGGGGCCGCAGCCCATCACATAAACAG TCTAGGGGTGATTCTGGCAACAGGAGGAACAACAACAATATGTACTATGGCACGCCGTTCTATGGTGGGTACGGCTACGCCTCCCCTGTCCCGCACCCCAACATGTATGCCCCTGCGTATGGAGCCTACCCGTTCTACGGCAACCAGCAGTTGGTGAGCTAG